A DNA window from Pseudodesulfovibrio thermohalotolerans contains the following coding sequences:
- a CDS encoding LysE family translocator — translation MFGVHDFLLFVLSGLLLNITPGQDVFYVVSRGASHGWKMGSVAALGVCTGCFVHVFAAALGLSAILATSAMAFTVVKFVGAAYLIWVGISMWRKNGSGNGGETDEFFRVKASKVYAQGFWTNALNPKVALFFMAFLPQFVTVDAPNKPLAFLLLGMVFTCTGTLVNLTYAWSAARVSAKLGKNGSFGTWAKRAAGTLFVGLGIRLAMSDSVG, via the coding sequence ATGTTCGGCGTCCATGACTTCCTTCTTTTCGTCCTTTCCGGTCTGCTCTTGAACATCACCCCGGGCCAGGACGTTTTCTATGTCGTCAGCAGGGGCGCGTCCCATGGCTGGAAAATGGGTTCGGTGGCCGCTCTTGGAGTGTGCACCGGCTGTTTTGTGCACGTCTTCGCGGCCGCCCTCGGTTTGTCCGCCATCCTCGCAACCTCGGCCATGGCCTTTACCGTGGTCAAATTCGTGGGCGCGGCCTACCTCATCTGGGTCGGCATCTCCATGTGGCGCAAGAACGGCAGCGGCAACGGCGGGGAAACGGATGAATTCTTTCGGGTGAAAGCGAGCAAGGTCTACGCCCAGGGGTTCTGGACCAATGCCCTCAATCCCAAGGTCGCCCTGTTCTTCATGGCGTTTCTTCCCCAGTTCGTGACCGTGGACGCGCCCAACAAGCCGCTTGCCTTTCTTCTGCTCGGCATGGTCTTCACCTGCACCGGCACCCTGGTCAATCTTACCTACGCATGGTCCGCCGCGCGCGTTTCCGCCAAGCTCGGAAAGAACGGCTCCTTCGGCACCTGGGCCAAGCGGGCCGCCGGCACCTTGTTTGTCGGCCTGGGCATCCGTCTGGCCATGTCCGATTCCGTGGGCTAG
- a CDS encoding MltF family protein has translation MLRSNAGAWAEARGPHFADAWRKGVLRFRGAALLGCVICLILAVWSVPARSAEPAGKAGERVRQSWKGDLSQIMETRRPIRVLVVYNRTNFFMKEGVMRGLEADKMRAYEEYLGKSYGKDMVRVVFVPVPFNELFSALREGRGDIAAAALTVTAERKRDVAFAAPYRTGIREIVVGGPGSRELSSAEALSGLKVTVLAGSSYAEHLSDLNALLKKRGSAPVRVREADAHLATEDLLEMVAGGLIPYTVADEFLARQWVKVYPELRLNPDALVHSSGELAWAVRKDCPELRESLSGFAATVRQGTLLGNMLFKRYYGSGEFIGDPTAPVEIGKLKPMADLFRKYAEMYDFDWLKIAALAYRESRFDMSLTSRAGAVGVMQIKPSTAAWSVVGIPDVSTLENNIHAGVKYLRYLTDNYFADAAPEARMDFALAAYNAGPNRITQVRRRAKEMGLDPNRWFGNAEWAAYDLIGRETTAYVAQVLMCYVAYKGAEEVLTKRREAR, from the coding sequence TTGTTGCGATCGAATGCCGGGGCGTGGGCCGAGGCTCGCGGACCGCATTTCGCGGACGCATGGCGGAAAGGCGTGTTGCGCTTTCGCGGGGCGGCATTGCTGGGGTGCGTCATCTGTCTGATTCTGGCGGTGTGGTCCGTACCGGCCCGGAGCGCCGAACCGGCGGGGAAGGCCGGGGAGCGGGTGCGCCAGTCGTGGAAGGGAGACCTCTCGCAGATCATGGAAACGCGTCGGCCCATCCGGGTGCTGGTGGTCTACAACCGGACCAACTTCTTCATGAAGGAAGGGGTGATGCGGGGGCTTGAAGCGGACAAGATGCGCGCCTATGAGGAATATCTGGGCAAATCTTACGGGAAGGATATGGTGCGGGTGGTCTTTGTGCCGGTCCCCTTCAACGAGTTGTTTTCGGCCCTGCGGGAGGGCAGGGGCGACATTGCGGCGGCGGCCCTTACCGTGACCGCAGAGCGGAAAAGGGACGTGGCGTTTGCCGCTCCCTATCGCACCGGGATTCGCGAGATCGTGGTCGGCGGCCCCGGAAGCCGGGAACTGTCCTCGGCCGAGGCGTTGTCGGGCCTCAAGGTGACGGTGCTGGCGGGGTCGAGTTATGCCGAGCATTTGTCGGACCTGAACGCGCTACTGAAAAAACGGGGAAGCGCGCCGGTGCGCGTCAGGGAGGCCGACGCCCATCTGGCCACCGAGGACCTGCTGGAGATGGTGGCCGGGGGACTGATCCCGTACACCGTGGCCGACGAATTTCTGGCCCGGCAGTGGGTGAAGGTCTATCCCGAGCTGCGTCTCAACCCGGACGCGCTGGTCCATTCCAGCGGCGAGCTGGCCTGGGCCGTGCGCAAGGACTGCCCTGAACTGCGCGAAAGCCTTTCCGGGTTCGCGGCCACCGTGCGGCAGGGAACCCTGCTCGGAAACATGCTTTTCAAGCGGTATTACGGGAGCGGCGAGTTTATCGGCGACCCCACGGCCCCGGTGGAGATCGGCAAGCTCAAGCCCATGGCCGATCTGTTTCGCAAGTATGCGGAGATGTACGATTTCGACTGGCTCAAGATTGCGGCCCTGGCCTACCGGGAGTCGCGTTTCGACATGAGCCTGACGAGCCGGGCCGGGGCGGTGGGCGTCATGCAGATCAAGCCCTCGACCGCGGCCTGGTCAGTGGTGGGCATCCCGGACGTATCCACCCTGGAGAACAACATCCACGCCGGGGTCAAGTATCTGCGCTATCTGACGGACAACTACTTCGCGGACGCTGCCCCGGAGGCGAGGATGGATTTCGCTCTGGCCGCCTACAACGCCGGTCCCAACCGGATCACGCAGGTACGCAGGCGGGCAAAGGAAATGGGTCTTGATCCCAACCGCTGGTTCGGCAACGCCGAGTGGGCCGCCTACGACCTTATCGGCCGGGAGACCACGGCTTACGTGGCCCAGGTCCTTATGTGCTACGTGGCCTACAAGGGAGCGGAAGAAGTCCTGACAAAGCGGCGCGAAGCCCGGTGA
- the purD gene encoding phosphoribosylamine--glycine ligase: MKILVVGSGGREHALCWKLAQNPNVETVLCAPGNGGTAQVGENIDVKDDDIPGLVALARDNEVDLVVAGPELPLVLGLENALRQEGIPCFGPNAFAANLEGSKAFSKNVMAEAGVPTAPFRVFDEYEDAVAFIKEKGAPIVVKADGLAAGKGVVVATSEEEALEALDEMMVKKVFGSAGERVVIEETLKGEEASFLCFCDGVNYAMLPSSQDHKAAFDGDTGPNTGGMGAYSPAPILPKEKYAETAELCIKPILRHLAAKGEPFKGVLYAGLMYTENGPSVLEYNVRFGDPECQPLLMRLETDLLEIMFACIDGKLDQVEVRSTPQTACGVVVAAEGYPGSYPKGMEITGIDEADAMEGVKVFQAGTRLENGKIVTSGGRVLCVTALGDDLAAARERAYEAVAKVHFDKSFYRRDIADKGLKRAE, translated from the coding sequence ATGAAGATTTTGGTTGTCGGTTCCGGAGGCCGTGAGCACGCCCTGTGCTGGAAGCTGGCTCAGAACCCGAACGTGGAGACCGTCCTTTGCGCCCCGGGCAACGGCGGCACCGCCCAGGTGGGCGAGAATATAGATGTGAAGGACGACGACATTCCGGGCCTGGTGGCTCTGGCCAGGGACAACGAGGTGGACCTCGTTGTGGCCGGACCCGAGCTGCCGCTGGTGCTCGGCCTGGAAAACGCGCTCAGGCAGGAGGGCATTCCCTGCTTCGGGCCCAACGCCTTTGCCGCCAACCTGGAAGGCTCCAAGGCGTTCTCCAAGAACGTCATGGCCGAGGCGGGCGTGCCTACCGCGCCCTTCCGCGTGTTCGACGAATATGAGGACGCGGTGGCCTTCATCAAGGAAAAGGGCGCGCCCATCGTGGTCAAGGCCGACGGTCTGGCCGCAGGCAAGGGCGTGGTCGTGGCCACCTCCGAGGAGGAGGCGCTGGAGGCCCTGGATGAGATGATGGTCAAGAAGGTCTTCGGCTCCGCCGGGGAACGCGTGGTCATCGAGGAGACCCTCAAGGGAGAGGAAGCCTCCTTCCTTTGCTTCTGCGACGGCGTGAACTACGCCATGCTCCCGTCCAGCCAGGACCACAAGGCCGCCTTTGACGGCGACACCGGCCCCAACACCGGCGGCATGGGCGCCTATTCTCCAGCCCCCATCCTGCCCAAGGAAAAATACGCCGAGACCGCCGAGCTGTGCATCAAGCCCATCCTGCGTCATCTGGCCGCCAAGGGGGAGCCGTTCAAGGGCGTGCTTTACGCCGGGCTCATGTACACCGAGAACGGCCCCAGCGTGCTCGAATACAACGTCCGTTTCGGCGATCCGGAATGCCAGCCCCTGCTGATGCGCCTGGAGACCGATCTGCTTGAGATCATGTTCGCCTGCATCGACGGCAAGCTCGATCAGGTGGAGGTCCGGTCCACCCCGCAGACCGCCTGCGGCGTGGTCGTGGCCGCCGAGGGCTATCCCGGCTCCTACCCCAAGGGCATGGAGATCACCGGCATTGACGAGGCCGACGCCATGGAAGGAGTCAAGGTCTTCCAGGCGGGCACCAGGCTGGAGAACGGCAAGATCGTCACCTCCGGCGGCCGGGTGCTCTGCGTCACCGCCTTGGGCGACGATCTGGCCGCCGCGCGGGAGAGGGCCTACGAGGCCGTGGCCAAGGTTCACTTCGACAAGAGCTTTTATCGCCGCGACATCGCCGACAAGGGCTTGAAACGCGCCGAATAA
- a CDS encoding helix-turn-helix domain-containing protein, whose protein sequence is MKDKVLKAMREAGKPVRPGDVAKALDVDSKEISKVIKVLKEEGSVVSPKRCYYEPA, encoded by the coding sequence ATGAAAGATAAAGTCCTGAAAGCCATGCGGGAGGCCGGAAAGCCGGTTCGTCCCGGCGACGTCGCCAAAGCCCTCGATGTGGACAGCAAAGAAATTTCCAAGGTCATAAAGGTCCTCAAGGAAGAAGGGAGCGTGGTCTCGCCCAAGCGGTGCTACTACGAACCCGCCTAG
- a CDS encoding RNA recognition motif domain-containing protein: protein MKSIYVGNIPFGATENDVRDLFASHGTVSSVKLIQDHETGRFRGFGFVEMSDADAAAAIEALDGYQMSGRPLKVNEAKPRAPRPRY, encoded by the coding sequence ATGAAAAGCATTTATGTCGGCAACATTCCCTTCGGCGCAACCGAGAACGACGTGCGCGACCTGTTCGCGTCCCACGGCACCGTTTCTTCCGTAAAACTCATTCAGGACCATGAAACCGGCCGCTTCCGCGGATTCGGATTCGTGGAAATGTCGGACGCTGACGCCGCCGCGGCCATCGAGGCCCTGGACGGCTACCAGATGTCCGGACGACCCCTGAAGGTCAACGAAGCCAAACCGCGCGCCCCACGCCCCAGGTACTAA
- the purE gene encoding 5-(carboxyamino)imidazole ribonucleotide mutase: MPQVVIFMGSISDEEKMRPCSDLLKELGVDHVFTVSSAHRTPERTARLVEEFEADGAQVFICAAGLAAHLAGAVAAKTTRPVLGVPLSASALGGMDALLATVQMPPGFPVATLALDKVGAKNAAWLAAQILALHDEDLAGKIRAARDGFRESVEKAAASL; this comes from the coding sequence ATGCCGCAGGTAGTTATTTTCATGGGGTCCATTTCGGATGAGGAAAAGATGCGTCCGTGCTCGGACCTGCTCAAGGAGCTCGGTGTTGACCACGTGTTCACGGTTTCCTCGGCTCACCGCACGCCGGAGCGCACCGCCAGGCTGGTGGAGGAGTTCGAGGCCGACGGAGCGCAGGTGTTCATCTGCGCGGCGGGGCTGGCCGCGCATCTTGCCGGCGCGGTAGCGGCCAAGACCACCCGGCCGGTGCTGGGCGTGCCGCTGTCGGCCTCGGCGCTGGGCGGCATGGACGCGCTGTTGGCCACGGTGCAGATGCCTCCGGGCTTCCCCGTGGCCACCCTGGCCCTGGACAAGGTGGGCGCCAAGAACGCGGCCTGGCTGGCGGCGCAGATTCTGGCCCTGCATGACGAAGATCTGGCCGGAAAGATCAGGGCCGCCCGCGACGGGTTCAGGGAATCCGTGGAAAAGGCGGCGGCGTCCCTGTAG